The Roseimicrobium gellanilyticum sequence CGCCCAGAAGATGATCAAGCTGTTGGAAGCTTGAAGAACACTTGAAACCCGGTCGCAGGCGGACGTGGTGTGCAGTTCGATGATCACTCCCGCAAGATCGAAAGTGTTGCTGCTACCGCTAAAAGTGATGAATTGCCACTGCTTGCGCTGCTGGCGTCCCTCGATCGTGTTCGGCGGGACGTCAGTATTCCGCAATGGCTCCAGTGTGGGCGTTGAGCACAAGTGTGCGAAAATTCGCAGGCAATCTTCCTGGCGTACGTTCAACGTCGCCCGACAGCGCGAGAGTAACGCACCATTTGGGGGCGCTGGCAAACTTGGGAAGGGTGGTGCCTCCGTTGGGCTTGAAGGCGAAGAGCGGCGGCGTGGTATCCTCATCGTCCACATCTCCGGGATTCGCGAGTGAGGTGACGTGCAACAGGGTGGAGTAGATATCATGCGTCATCATCACCGTGGACGGATCGAGCCGGTATGCCTCACCGAGGGGACGCCATTTTCCGGTCGTGCGGTCGGGTGCCAAAAGC is a genomic window containing:
- the vccD gene encoding Verru_Chthon cassette protein D translates to MKTRPPVPCPDGHACRVARAFTLIELLLVVSIMAILLTLATTSVSHVIAAQQLSSSTMRFSNDLAYAAQLAARENRLVGIRFLKLPDESDPGAAEEYRAWQLLAPDRTTGKWRPLGEAYRLDPSTVMMTHDIYSTLLHVTSLANPGDVDDEDTTPPLFAFKPNGGTTLPKFASAPKWCVTLALSGDVERTPGRLPANFRTLVLNAHTGAIAEY